Below is a genomic region from Paraburkholderia phenazinium.
CAACAGCGCCGAGAGTGCCGCTTCGCGATCCGTCATGTTGTTGGCCGCGTCGTACTGGGCACGGGCGAGACGGATGGCGTCCGACGGATCGTCGAGTTCCGCGAGGTACGACAAGGCAAGGTTCTTCAGCGCGCGATGGCCGATTGCCTTCGCCGTGGCTTCATACGCACCGGGCGTGCGGTTCTGCTCGTACGCGGCGAGCCATGCGTTTTTCAACGCGGCGGCGAAGCGCTTGCGCACATACTGGCGCGCCGTATGGATCGCGGCGGGATTCGACTCGGCCATCTGCTCGGCCAGGTAGCCCTCCGACGGCAGCATCAGCACCAGTTCCCGGAACGACGGCGACAACGATTCATCGGCTAGCACGCGGCCAAACGCGTCGACGACGGAATCGTCGAGGCTCAATGCGGTGCCTTCGGCAGCATGCTGGGCGAGCGACAGCAGCTCGCGCGTGATGAGCCGTTGGCCGGCGTCCCAACGGTTGAACGGATCGCTGTCGTGGGCGAGCAGGAAAGCCAGTTCCTCGGTGGTGTAATCGTATTCGACGATCACCGGCGCCGAGAAATCGCGCAGCAGCGACGGCAGCGGTTGCTCGGCGACATCGACGAACGTGAACGTCTGCGTGGCCTCAGTCAGTTCGAGCACGCGCGTGGTGCCCGGCGCAGCGCTCGCCTCGCCTTCGAGCCGCAGCGGCAGATCCTTACCGTCCTTGCCGATCAGGCCAATCGAAAACGGCATCAGCAGCGGTCCTTTCTGCGTCTCGCGCGCGGCGGCGAGGCTTTCACCGTAGCTTTGCGTGAGCGTCACGCGGTAGCTGCGCTGCGCGGCGTCGTACGCGGTCTTGACGGCTACGCGCGGCGTGCCCGCCTGGCTATACCAGCGCTCGAACTGCGCGAGGTCGCGCCCGTTGGCATCCGACATGGCATGCCGGAAGTCGTCGCACGTCACCGCCTGGCCGTCGTGCCGCTTGAAGTACAGGTCCATGCCCTTGCGGAAGCCGTCGCGGCCGAACAGCGTCTGATACATCCGCACGACTTCCGCGCCGTTGTTGTACACGGTGGTCGTATAGAAGTTGTTGATCTCGACATAGCTCTCCGGGCGCACCGGATGCGCCATCGGGCCCGCGGCTTCCGCGAACTGCGCCTGCTGCAGCGTGCGGACGTTCGCGATCCGCTTGGTGGCGCGTGCCGCGTCGGCGGATGCATTTGCTTCGTCGCCAGCGGCCATGTCGGCGGAGAATTCCTGATCGCGGAACTTGGTCAGGCCTTCCTTCAGGCTCAGCTGGAACCAGTCGCGGCAGGTGACGCGGTTGCCGGTCCAGTTGTGGAAATACTCGTGACCCACCACCGCTTCGATGTTGGCGAAGTCGGTATCCGTTGCCGTTTCCGGGTTGGCCAGCAGGTACCGCGAACTGAAGATGTTGAGCCCTTTGTTCTCCATCGCACCCATGGTGAAGTCGCTCACGGCGACGATCATGAAGCGGTCCAGATCCAGCTCGAGGCCATAGCGCGCTTCGTCCCAGCGGATCGAATGGATCAGCGAATCCATGGCGTGACGGGTCTTGTCCAGGTCGTGCGGTTCGACCCACACCTGCAGCAGCTTTTCCTTGCCGGAGGCGCTCTTCACGCGCTCCTCGATGCATTCCAGCTTACCCGCGACCAGTGCGAACAGGTAGCTAGGTTTCCTGAACGGATCGTCCCAGCGGGCGAAGTGCCGGCCGTCGGGCAGGTCGCCTTCTTCGAGCAGATTGCCGTTCGACAGCAGCACCGGATATGCGGCCTTGTCGGCGCGCAGCGTGACCGTGTAAGTGGACATCACGTCCGGGCGGTCGAGGAAATAGGTGATGCGCCGGAAGCCCTCGGCTTCGCACTGGGTGAAGAAGTGGCCGCCGGACACATATAGCCCGGAGAGCGTGGTGTTTTCAGCAGGGTGGCAGAGGCTTTCGAGCGTCAGCTCAAACGCGTCCGGCACCTGGTCGATGCTGAGGCCGGACTCGTGCACGTGCACCGCGGTATGCGGCTTACCGTCCAGCGTCGCGGAGACAAACTGGATCTGTTCGCCCATCAGATCGAAACGCGCGGCATGCACCGCGTGAGGATTGCGGCGCACTCGCATCGTGTTGCGCACCCGCGTGCGTTCAGATGCAAGGTCGAATTCAAGCGCGACCGTCTCGATGAGGAACGCGGGTGGCGCATAGTCGGCGCGATGAACGACAGCAGGTGTCGCGATGTCTGAATCAGCCATGATGTCTCACTTGAAAGGTCTGTAGGCGTTGACGAGTGCCGGCATCATGCGAGAAAAACAGGAAATTGAAAACGGATAGGATTGGTCTTTCAGATTTCCTCTTTTATGGTCTGGAATGCGAGGCATGTCCAAAGCGTTCGGCGGAGTAGTTTCAAGCGTGGCGCAAAAACCGAATATGGCGATGCCCGGCATCGCGTTGTCGACGACGCTAATGCTGGGCACCGCCAACGAAGCTTACGTACGCGTAATCGATGCGCCGCCATCGACCAACGAGGCGGTACCGGTCACGAAGGACGAATCATCGGACGCGAGATAAAGCACCGAGCGAGCGAGTTCTTCGGGGCGTGCGACCCGCTTGAGCGCATGCAATCCGGTCACGAAGGCCTGCGACTCGGCGGTATCGTTCATGTCGCGATACATCGGTGTGTCCACAGCGCCAGGCAAAATGGCATTCACGCGCACGCCTTGCGGTCCATACTCGGCAGCCAGCGCCTGCGTCAATCCAATCAACCCAGCCTTACTCGCAGCGTAGGCCGCGGTCCCTGGGAACGCGAATGAGTAGCCGACGAACGTTGACGTGAAGATGATCGATCCACCCCCTTGCTTCACCAGTTCGGGGATCTGGTGCTTCGCACCTAAAAAGGCGCTCGTCAGATTGGTCGCCAATGCGGCCGACCAGCCTTCTTCCGACACGCCCGTGCTCGGCCCCATTTCGCCCAAGGTGCCGGCGTTGTTATAGGCGATATCGAGGCGGCCGAAGCGGCTCACCGCGAGCGCGACCAGCGCTTTCGCGAACGCTTCCGACTGCACGTCGCCCGCGAGAAGCGCGACCTCGCCGCCTTCGCTGACGATCTCGGCAGCGAGCGTTTCAAGTTCGGCTTCGCGCCGCGCTGCAATGACGACTTTTGCGCCTTCCGCCGCGAACAGCTTTGCGGTGGCACGGCCAATTCCCGCACTGGCGCCGGTCACGATGGCGACTTTTCCTGTCAGGCGTTCCATGTTGAATCTCCTGCTGCTGTTGGTTGGCCGGTGCCCAATGCCCCGGTCCATGGGAAGCAATATAGGCTTCAGCCGCAGAGGCAGAAAGGCGCAAAACATGGGTATATCATTCAGCAATTGTGAACGATCGGGGAAGCACATGGATCGGCTGCGCGCTTATGAAGTCTTCGTGACCGTGGTGAACCGCAGCAGCTTCACGCGCGCCGCCGATGCGCTCGACACGTCGCCCGCCAACGTGACCCGCTACGTCAATGAGTTGGAAGCGCACCTCGGCACACGCCTGCTGAATCGCACTTCACGCAGGCTTTCTCTCACCGAAAGCGGCGAGACCCTTTTTGCCCGCTGCAAGGCGATCCTCGACGACGTCGCCGAAACCGAGGGCCTGGTGTCATCTGCATCCGTCAAACCCCGCGGACGGCTTCGCATCAATGCTCCTGTAAGCTTTGGCATTCTGTATCTGGCGCCTCTATGGCCCGAGTTCATGCGGAGATATCCCCATGTGGAACTCGACGTTGCACTGATCGACCGCGTTGTCGATATCGTCGATGAAGGCTATGACCTCGCCATTCGCATCTCACACGCCGGCTCGACCCATCACGCGGCTCGCAAGCTGGCGACATCGAGAAACATCCTGTGCGCGTCACCGGCCTATCTCGCGCGCTGCGGATATCCGGCGGCAACATCGGACCTGATCGGGCATCGATGCATCGGCTACTCGTACGCGGCCACCGGCGACGAGTGGCAACTGATCGATAGCGAGAACACGGTTCACCCCGTGAAAGTCAACTGTCACATGCACACCAACAATGGCGATACGGCGCGCGCTGCGGCGCTCGCCGGGGAAGGCGTAATCTGGCAACCCACCTTTCTGGTCGGCAAGGACCTGCGCGCCGGCAAGCTCGTTCGGGTCCTACCTGAGTATCGCTTGCCCGACATCGACGTGCTCGCGTTGTACCCGAGTCGCCGGCACCTGAGTGCCAAGATACGTGTGGCGATTGATTTCCTCGTCGAGGCGTTCGGTGAGCTGCCGCCGTGGGATCGGGCGGATACATGAGGTTGTCCGAGGCTTCGATCCCGGCCCGCAGGTAAACCCGATAAGCGCCGGAACCCTGCTTGCCAAACAGCGCCCGTGTGCTATAAAAAAATGCTAGTTAGCACATCTACCGGTCGCTCGGCCGCAGCAACGGGCGGCTCTACGGGAGCGAGCGCGACATTCCATGAGTCTTCTGGAGCTCAGAGACGTTTCCAAGCACTTCGGCGCCATTCGCGCCCTGAACGACGTCACGTTCAGTCTGGAGCCGGGCCAGGTGGTCGGGCTCATGGGAGACAACGGCGCCGGTAAATCGACCCTGGTGAAGGTCATCGCCGGTAACTTTCCGCCCTCGCACGGCGAAATCCTCATCGACGGCAAGCCGGTGCATTTCAACAAGCCGGTCGACGCCCGCGCCCGGGGAATCGAAGTCGTCTATCAGGACCTCGCACTTTGCGACAACCTGACGGCAGCCGCCAATGTGTTTCTCGGCCGCGAGCCACGGCTCGGTTTCTGGCCCATCCGCATTCTCGATCACGCCACCATGTACCGCCGCGCCGGCGAGCTCTTCAAGGAACTGAAATCGGAGACGCGTCCGCTCGATCTGGTGCGGCAGATGTCGGGGGGGCAGCGGCAAGCGGTGGCGATCGCGCGCACGCGCCTCTCCGAAGCGCGGCTCGTCATCATGGACGAGCCGACGGCCGCGATCAGCGTGCGCCAGGTGGCGGAGGTGCTCGAACTCATCAAGCGGCTGTCCGAACATGGCATCGCGGTCATTCTCATCAGCCACCGCATGCCGGACGTCTTCGCCGTCGCCCAGCGCGTGGTCGTCATGCGGCGCGGGCGCAAGGTGGCGGACAAGCAGACCGAAGCGTCCTCGCCGGAAGAAGTGACCGGCCTCATCACCGGAGCCATCGCCACCGCCTGAAGCCGACTCGCATGGGAGTCCCGAACGTGAACGATCCGCAGGAAAGGCCCACGCCCATCGCCGCATTGATGGACGATCCGCAAGCCACGAAGACCCACACCCGCTGGACGGGTCTGCTCGCGAGCCAGGTGTTCTGGGTAGTGCTGGCCACGATCGTCGCCTGCGTCGTGCTGTCGTTCGTCACCTCGACCTTCGCGACGCCGCAGAACCTCTTCAACGTCACGCGCAACTTCGCTTTCGTCGCCATCGTCGCGCTCGGCATGATGGCGGTAATCGTGACGGG
It encodes:
- a CDS encoding ATP-binding cassette domain-containing protein — translated: MSLLELRDVSKHFGAIRALNDVTFSLEPGQVVGLMGDNGAGKSTLVKVIAGNFPPSHGEILIDGKPVHFNKPVDARARGIEVVYQDLALCDNLTAAANVFLGREPRLGFWPIRILDHATMYRRAGELFKELKSETRPLDLVRQMSGGQRQAVAIARTRLSEARLVIMDEPTAAISVRQVAEVLELIKRLSEHGIAVILISHRMPDVFAVAQRVVVMRRGRKVADKQTEASSPEEVTGLITGAIATA
- a CDS encoding SDR family oxidoreductase: MERLTGKVAIVTGASAGIGRATAKLFAAEGAKVVIAARREAELETLAAEIVSEGGEVALLAGDVQSEAFAKALVALAVSRFGRLDIAYNNAGTLGEMGPSTGVSEEGWSAALATNLTSAFLGAKHQIPELVKQGGGSIIFTSTFVGYSFAFPGTAAYAASKAGLIGLTQALAAEYGPQGVRVNAILPGAVDTPMYRDMNDTAESQAFVTGLHALKRVARPEELARSVLYLASDDSSFVTGTASLVDGGASITRT
- the pepN gene encoding aminopeptidase N, whose amino-acid sequence is MADSDIATPAVVHRADYAPPAFLIETVALEFDLASERTRVRNTMRVRRNPHAVHAARFDLMGEQIQFVSATLDGKPHTAVHVHESGLSIDQVPDAFELTLESLCHPAENTTLSGLYVSGGHFFTQCEAEGFRRITYFLDRPDVMSTYTVTLRADKAAYPVLLSNGNLLEEGDLPDGRHFARWDDPFRKPSYLFALVAGKLECIEERVKSASGKEKLLQVWVEPHDLDKTRHAMDSLIHSIRWDEARYGLELDLDRFMIVAVSDFTMGAMENKGLNIFSSRYLLANPETATDTDFANIEAVVGHEYFHNWTGNRVTCRDWFQLSLKEGLTKFRDQEFSADMAAGDEANASADAARATKRIANVRTLQQAQFAEAAGPMAHPVRPESYVEINNFYTTTVYNNGAEVVRMYQTLFGRDGFRKGMDLYFKRHDGQAVTCDDFRHAMSDANGRDLAQFERWYSQAGTPRVAVKTAYDAAQRSYRVTLTQSYGESLAAARETQKGPLLMPFSIGLIGKDGKDLPLRLEGEASAAPGTTRVLELTEATQTFTFVDVAEQPLPSLLRDFSAPVIVEYDYTTEELAFLLAHDSDPFNRWDAGQRLITRELLSLAQHAAEGTALSLDDSVVDAFGRVLADESLSPSFRELVLMLPSEGYLAEQMAESNPAAIHTARQYVRKRFAAALKNAWLAAYEQNRTPGAYEATAKAIGHRALKNLALSYLAELDDPSDAIRLARAQYDAANNMTDREAALSALLSAATTRGDAIAEPVLADFYKRYETEPLVIDKWFALLARQRGSASRPTIDMVRNLSSHPAFTLKNPNRVYALIFTFCAANPAQFHAADGSGYAFWAEQVIALDALNPAVAARLARSLEMWHRFTPTLREKMRAALEQVAARVKSRAVREIVEKALG
- a CDS encoding LysR family transcriptional regulator; the protein is MDRLRAYEVFVTVVNRSSFTRAADALDTSPANVTRYVNELEAHLGTRLLNRTSRRLSLTESGETLFARCKAILDDVAETEGLVSSASVKPRGRLRINAPVSFGILYLAPLWPEFMRRYPHVELDVALIDRVVDIVDEGYDLAIRISHAGSTHHAARKLATSRNILCASPAYLARCGYPAATSDLIGHRCIGYSYAATGDEWQLIDSENTVHPVKVNCHMHTNNGDTARAAALAGEGVIWQPTFLVGKDLRAGKLVRVLPEYRLPDIDVLALYPSRRHLSAKIRVAIDFLVEAFGELPPWDRADT